A window of the Campylobacter massiliensis genome harbors these coding sequences:
- the coaE gene encoding dephospho-CoA kinase (Dephospho-CoA kinase (CoaE) performs the final step in coenzyme A biosynthesis.) — protein MKFKHAVVITGSIGSGKSAVCELLRDRGFEIIDADQISHYVLDLCAAQVAEIFGSQYVVQKDVQAENSGSHAEFDANPGEEILSAPCASVDRKKLGELVFKDPAELAKLEALLHPKITAEILSQARALEAKGRLYFVDIPLFFEGKRYEFFDKVAVVYAPKYTLIARVMKRNGLDRAAAKHRVELQTDIEQKRAMADFVIDNGGDLENLKEQTQEFLEKISAE, from the coding sequence TTGAAATTTAAACACGCCGTCGTCATTACGGGCAGCATCGGTAGCGGTAAGAGCGCGGTTTGCGAGCTGCTTCGTGATCGCGGATTTGAGATCATCGATGCCGATCAAATTTCGCACTACGTCCTTGATCTCTGTGCCGCGCAGGTGGCTGAAATTTTCGGCTCGCAATACGTCGTGCAAAAAGACGTACAGGCTGAAAATTCTGGTTCACATGCGGAATTTGACGCCAATCCTGGTGAGGAAATTTTATCCGCCCCCTGTGCCTCGGTGGATCGCAAAAAGCTAGGCGAGCTGGTGTTTAAAGACCCTGCGGAGCTTGCAAAGCTAGAAGCGCTGCTGCATCCGAAGATAACGGCTGAAATTTTATCGCAGGCGCGGGCTTTAGAGGCGAAAGGAAGGCTTTATTTCGTCGATATTCCGCTGTTTTTCGAGGGCAAGAGGTATGAGTTTTTCGATAAAGTAGCGGTCGTTTATGCGCCTAAATATACGCTGATCGCGCGTGTGATGAAGCGAAACGGGCTGGATCGTGCCGCCGCAAAGCACCGTGTGGAGCTGCAAACGGACATAGAGCAAAAGCGCGCCATGGCGGACTTTGTGATAGACAATGGCGGAGATTTGGAAAATTTAAAAGAGCAAACTCAGGAGTTTTTGGAAAAAATTTCAGCGGAGTAG
- the purM gene encoding phosphoribosylformylglycinamidine cyclo-ligase codes for MISYKDAGVDIDAGNDFVNAIKPFVKATQTPHVLGGIGSFSGAVRLPAGYKKPAILGATDGVGTKLRLAIDAHKFDGVGQDLVAMCVNDLICNFAEPLFFLDYYATAKLEIADAREVVKSIAEGCKLARCALIGGETAEMPSMYEKGDFDLAGFAVGIAEEDEIDRSKFVREGDVLIALPSSGLHSNGFSLARKVVAELGLKFDDKVDGRALIDVLLEPTRIYVGDFLNLKDKIHALAHITGGGIVENLPRVFPEGLGAKIEHTAIRTPEIFKIIAQKVEPAEMMRTFNMGVGMIVAAPKENANFVLANTDGYVIGEIVKGQGAQLV; via the coding sequence TTGATAAGCTACAAAGACGCAGGCGTCGATATAGACGCGGGAAATGACTTCGTAAACGCGATAAAACCATTCGTCAAAGCGACGCAAACTCCGCACGTTTTGGGCGGTATCGGCTCGTTTTCTGGCGCGGTGAGGCTGCCTGCAGGCTACAAAAAGCCCGCGATCCTAGGCGCTACCGACGGCGTGGGTACAAAGCTGCGACTCGCGATCGACGCGCACAAATTTGACGGCGTCGGCCAGGATCTCGTCGCGATGTGTGTGAACGATCTCATCTGTAACTTCGCCGAGCCGCTATTTTTCCTTGACTACTACGCGACGGCGAAGCTCGAGATCGCGGACGCCAGAGAGGTAGTAAAAAGTATCGCCGAGGGCTGCAAACTCGCGCGCTGCGCGCTAATCGGCGGCGAGACGGCTGAGATGCCCTCGATGTATGAAAAGGGCGACTTCGACCTTGCGGGCTTTGCCGTAGGTATCGCCGAAGAGGACGAGATCGACCGCAGCAAGTTCGTACGTGAGGGCGACGTGCTCATCGCGCTTCCAAGCAGCGGCCTGCACTCAAACGGCTTCTCGCTCGCGCGCAAAGTAGTTGCCGAGCTTGGGCTAAAATTTGACGACAAGGTAGACGGTCGCGCGCTCATCGACGTGCTTTTGGAGCCGACCAGGATTTACGTTGGCGACTTTTTAAATTTAAAAGACAAGATCCACGCGCTCGCACATATCACGGGCGGCGGCATCGTGGAAAATCTACCGCGCGTATTTCCGGAGGGGCTGGGCGCAAAGATCGAGCATACCGCGATCCGCACGCCTGAGATCTTTAAAATCATCGCGCAAAAAGTGGAGCCGGCAGAGATGATGAGGACGTTTAATATGGGCGTTGGCATGATCGTTGCAGCTCCGAAAGAAAACGCGAACTTCGTGCTAGCTAACACCGACGGCTACGTCATCGGCGAGATCGTAAAAGGGCAAGGCGCACAGCTAGTTTAA
- a CDS encoding chemotaxis protein produces the protein MFKFEIVYKFCLICMLILGLCLLAFSGVNFALGEYGEFWMGAHKFAGFLVALAAVLHVINRKKKLIKLANEFIDVVTRRKNPSMCNMDRIIASLEPYTIAQISQKLGFDEAEFCRTLRENGVKFSSADQTLRQIAFLNDEKIFFVLVLIVEAKFGKRFCGELKFKGAKFNGVKNAA, from the coding sequence ATGTTTAAATTTGAGATCGTTTATAAATTTTGCCTCATTTGCATGCTGATTTTGGGACTTTGCCTGCTCGCGTTTTCGGGAGTAAATTTCGCGCTCGGAGAGTACGGCGAGTTTTGGATGGGCGCGCATAAATTTGCGGGCTTTTTGGTTGCGCTCGCAGCCGTTTTGCACGTGATAAATCGCAAGAAAAAGCTCATTAAACTCGCAAACGAATTTATAGATGTTGTCACTCGCCGCAAAAATCCGAGCATGTGCAACATGGACCGCATCATCGCCTCGCTCGAGCCCTACACGATCGCCCAAATCTCGCAAAAACTGGGCTTTGACGAGGCCGAGTTTTGCCGCACTTTGCGCGAAAACGGCGTCAAATTTAGCAGCGCCGACCAAACCCTGCGCCAAATCGCTTTTTTAAACGACGAAAAGATATTTTTCGTACTAGTTCTCATCGTCGAGGCAAAATTCGGCAAGAGATTTTGCGGCGAACTCAAATTTAAAGGCGCTAAATTTAACGGCGTCAAAAATGCGGCGTGA